Proteins from a single region of Bacteroidota bacterium:
- a CDS encoding Bro-N domain-containing protein, whose translation MEKKNEIKIFEDKKVRTIWDAEQEKWYLSIVDVIKILTGTDRPRKYWSDLKTKLKKEGSQLSEKIGQLKMEASDGKKYITDVADTEQLFRLIQSIPSPKAEPFKLWLAQVASERLDEMQDPELSIDRALEQYMKLGYSENWINQRLKSIEIRKELTDEWKKRGLKEGVQFATLTDIITKAWSDKTTKEYKILKGLKKENLRDNMTNTELILNMLAEASTKDISAATNPKDFEESKKVAKQGGNVAKVARKELEAKTGKNVVTSLNAKTALQLNEGDKKKPKNKKK comes from the coding sequence ATGGAAAAGAAAAATGAAATAAAAATATTTGAAGATAAGAAAGTTAGAACAATTTGGGATGCTGAACAGGAAAAATGGTATTTGTCAATTGTTGATGTCATTAAAATTCTAACCGGAACTGACAGGCCAAGAAAATATTGGAGCGACCTGAAAACCAAACTGAAAAAAGAAGGAAGTCAGTTGTCCGAAAAAATCGGACAACTGAAAATGGAAGCTTCAGACGGGAAAAAATACATAACCGATGTAGCGGATACCGAGCAGCTTTTTCGTCTAATTCAATCCATTCCATCACCCAAAGCAGAACCTTTTAAACTCTGGCTGGCACAGGTAGCATCGGAACGATTGGATGAAATGCAAGACCCTGAACTAAGCATTGACAGGGCACTGGAGCAATACATGAAGTTGGGTTATTCAGAAAACTGGATTAACCAACGCCTCAAAAGTATTGAGATACGAAAAGAACTAACGGATGAATGGAAAAAGAGAGGCTTGAAAGAAGGCGTTCAGTTTGCCACGCTTACTGATATTATTACCAAAGCATGGAGTGATAAAACTACCAAAGAATACAAAATACTGAAAGGTTTGAAAAAAGAAAATCTGCGGGATAACATGACCAATACGGAACTCATTCTGAACATGCTTGCCGAAGCATCTACAAAAGATATTTCAGCCGCCACCAACCCGAAAGATTTTGAAGAAAGCAAAAAAGTGGCAAAGCAAGGTGGTAATGTAGCAAAGGTTGCTCGCAAGGAACTGGAAGCTAAAACAGGTAAAAATGTAGTTACTTCTCTTAATGCCAAAACAGCATTGCAATTGAATGAGGGAGACAAGAAAAAACCGAAAAACAAAAAGAAGTAG
- a CDS encoding type I restriction-modification system subunit M has product MLQNNAQLKSLIDKLWQNFWEGGIANPLTAIEQITYLIFMKRLDDLEAKRERDAEWTGEKYVSRFSGKFNIPGSNESIDKNELRWSVFKHKPADEMLMHVQMKVFPFLKDLNGETSPFTKHMANAVFIMPKASLLVSAINIVEEIFKEIEKDATEGGHAFQDIQGDVYEMLLSEIATAGKNGQFRTPRHIIKLMAELVAPQLGQRIADPACGTGGFLLGAYQYILTDLVRKKDPGKLQKDEDGFERAAISAVLTQEVKSILDKSFVGYDIDTTMVRLGLMNMMMHGIDEPKIDYKDTLSKSYNEDSQFDIVLANPPFTGNIDKGDINEGLKLPTTKTELLFVERIFNMLKMGGTAAVIVPSGVIQNSGKAFEAVRKLIIEKAELKAVIAVPSGAFKPYAGVSTAILIFTKGGETNNVWFYDMQADGYTLDDKRNKIAESDLPDIVQRYKNRLNHDSHDLGITMMAAESETSYEANTNHSPSENQKNHSSDRRLKYFMVPKKEIVDNNYDLNLSTYKEEVYEEVVYEKPNVIFGKLESIEADIQNGLAELKELIK; this is encoded by the coding sequence ATGTTACAAAACAACGCACAATTAAAATCGCTTATAGACAAGCTCTGGCAAAACTTTTGGGAAGGCGGCATTGCCAACCCTTTAACAGCCATTGAGCAAATTACCTACCTCATCTTCATGAAACGTTTGGACGATTTGGAAGCCAAACGTGAACGGGATGCCGAATGGACAGGCGAAAAATATGTTTCCCGTTTTTCGGGCAAATTCAATATTCCGGGCAGTAATGAAAGCATTGACAAAAACGAATTGCGTTGGAGTGTTTTTAAACACAAGCCCGCAGACGAAATGCTGATGCATGTGCAAATGAAAGTGTTTCCGTTTTTGAAAGACCTGAACGGAGAAACTTCGCCTTTTACGAAACACATGGCAAACGCTGTGTTCATTATGCCCAAAGCCAGTTTGCTGGTTTCGGCCATCAACATTGTAGAGGAAATTTTCAAAGAAATTGAAAAAGATGCCACCGAAGGCGGACATGCGTTTCAGGACATACAAGGTGATGTATATGAAATGCTGTTGAGTGAAATTGCCACGGCAGGTAAAAACGGACAGTTCCGCACTCCAAGACACATTATTAAACTGATGGCTGAATTGGTTGCTCCGCAATTGGGACAACGCATTGCCGACCCTGCTTGCGGCACAGGCGGTTTCTTGTTGGGTGCTTATCAATACATCCTTACTGATTTAGTAAGAAAGAAAGACCCTGGCAAGTTGCAGAAAGACGAAGACGGTTTTGAACGTGCTGCCATTAGTGCCGTGCTTACCCAAGAGGTAAAAAGCATTTTGGATAAAAGCTTTGTGGGGTATGACATTGACACCACGATGGTGCGTTTGGGTTTGATGAACATGATGATGCACGGCATTGACGAACCTAAAATTGACTACAAAGACACCCTCAGCAAAAGCTACAATGAAGACAGCCAGTTTGATATTGTATTAGCCAATCCGCCCTTTACTGGAAACATTGACAAAGGCGATATTAACGAAGGGCTGAAACTCCCCACCACCAAAACTGAACTGCTGTTTGTAGAACGCATTTTTAACATGCTTAAAATGGGCGGAACCGCTGCTGTAATTGTGCCCAGTGGTGTGATACAAAACAGCGGTAAAGCCTTTGAAGCAGTGCGAAAACTGATAATTGAAAAAGCCGAACTGAAAGCCGTGATCGCTGTGCCAAGCGGTGCATTTAAACCCTATGCAGGGGTAAGCACTGCTATTTTGATTTTTACCAAAGGAGGTGAAACCAACAACGTTTGGTTTTACGACATGCAGGCAGACGGCTACACCTTAGACGATAAGCGAAACAAAATTGCCGAAAGTGATTTGCCCGATATTGTGCAACGCTACAAAAACCGTCTGAACCATGATTCACATGATTTAGGGATTACCATGATGGCGGCAGAAAGTGAAACAAGCTACGAAGCCAACACAAATCATAGCCCATCAGAAAATCAAAAAAATCACAGTTCAGACAGGAGGTTGAAATATTTTATGGTGCCGAAAAAGGAAATTGTAGATAACAACTACGACCTGAACCTGAGCACCTACAAAGAAGAAGTGTATGAAGAAGTGGTGTATGAAAAACCAAATGTGATTTTCGGAAAGTTGGAAAGCATTGAAGCCGATATTCAAAATGGATTGGCAGAATTAAAAGAGTTGATAAAATGA
- the tnpA gene encoding IS200/IS605 family transposase yields the protein MAGTYSQIYLQVVFAVKGRENLIAQSWKDELHKYMAGIIKEKEQKPIIINGMPDHIHAFIGLKPSMRISDLVRDIKNNSSKFINEKGFVRGKFSWQEGYGVFSYSHSHIDRVYNYILNQEEHHRKKTFKDEYLELLKKFDIEFKEEYVFEFM from the coding sequence ATGGCAGGAACCTATTCACAAATATATTTACAAGTTGTTTTTGCGGTAAAGGGCAGAGAAAACCTCATTGCCCAATCATGGAAAGATGAGTTGCACAAATACATGGCCGGCATTATCAAAGAAAAGGAACAAAAGCCAATCATCATAAACGGAATGCCCGACCACATTCATGCATTCATTGGTTTAAAACCATCTATGAGAATTTCGGATTTGGTTCGTGACATAAAAAACAATTCTTCTAAATTCATTAACGAAAAAGGCTTTGTAAGGGGCAAGTTTTCCTGGCAGGAAGGCTATGGTGTGTTTTCCTATTCCCATTCGCATATTGATAGGGTATATAACTACATACTGAATCAGGAAGAACACCACCGTAAAAAAACCTTTAAAGATGAATACCTGGAATTATTGAAAAAGTTTGACATAGAATTTAAAGAAGAATATGTGTTTGAATTTATGTAA
- a CDS encoding restriction endonuclease subunit S: MKFEKIGNVFLVIRNGANIKQDKVTDGYPITRIETIADGTVDLNRVGYASIHDESFSEFYLQENDILMSHINSVSHLGKVALVNQIYEKVIHGMNLLCLKADVSIINPMYSFYYFKSPIFRSKIKRITKKSVNQASFNISNLKDIEIPLPPLPDQLHIANLLSKAENLIAQRKESIRLLDEFLKSTFLEMFGDPVRNDKGWDVKIFGEFVERITKGESPKWQGFDYLDSGVRFITSENVLWGSVDLQKAKFIHEDFHNKLKRSQLKENDLLVNLVGASVGRSSLCPKEALPANINQAVAAITLNPELINAVYVMHLFINQSFQRLLLGNVVEAARANLSLSDLRNLKFPVPPLVLQTQFAQIVEKTEALKTQYQQSLQELENLYGSLSQKAFRGELGVKESVK, from the coding sequence ATGAAGTTTGAAAAAATAGGAAACGTTTTTCTAGTAATTAGAAATGGAGCAAATATAAAACAGGATAAAGTAACCGATGGCTATCCTATTACTCGTATCGAAACGATAGCTGACGGAACAGTTGATTTAAATAGAGTTGGATATGCTTCAATACACGATGAAAGCTTCTCTGAATTTTATTTGCAGGAGAATGATATATTGATGTCACACATTAATAGTGTTTCTCATCTTGGAAAAGTTGCTTTGGTAAATCAAATTTATGAGAAAGTTATACACGGAATGAATTTATTATGCTTGAAAGCTGATGTGAGTATAATAAATCCGATGTATTCATTCTACTATTTTAAAAGCCCGATATTCAGAAGTAAGATAAAGCGAATAACAAAGAAGTCAGTTAATCAAGCAAGTTTCAATATCTCAAATTTAAAGGATATTGAAATTCCACTCCCCCCACTTCCCGACCAACTCCACATCGCCAATCTCTTAAGCAAAGCCGAAAACCTGATAGCCCAACGCAAAGAAAGCATCCGCCTGTTGGATGAATTTTTGAAAAGCACGTTTTTGGAGATGTTTGGGGATCCGGTGAGGAATGACAAGGGATGGGATGTAAAAATATTTGGAGAATTTGTTGAAAGAATAACAAAAGGTGAATCTCCAAAATGGCAAGGGTTTGATTACTTAGATTCTGGTGTTCGATTCATTACAAGCGAAAATGTTTTGTGGGGCTCAGTTGACTTGCAAAAAGCTAAATTTATTCATGAAGATTTTCATAATAAATTGAAAAGATCACAGTTGAAAGAAAATGATTTACTTGTCAATCTTGTTGGTGCATCAGTGGGACGTTCATCTCTTTGTCCTAAAGAAGCATTGCCCGCAAATATCAATCAAGCTGTTGCTGCCATTACATTGAATCCCGAATTAATTAATGCAGTTTATGTAATGCATCTTTTTATTAATCAATCTTTTCAGAGATTGTTATTGGGAAATGTTGTAGAAGCCGCAAGAGCAAACTTAAGTTTAAGTGATTTAAGAAATCTAAAATTTCCTGTTCCCCCACTCGTCCTCCAAACCCAATTTGCCCAAATCGTAGAAAAAACGGAAGCCCTTAAAACCCAATACCAGCAAAGCTTGCAGGAGTTAGAGAATTTGTATGGGAGTTTGAGCCAGAAGGCGTTTAGGGGGGAGTTGGGTGTAAAAGAGTCAGTAAAATAA
- the leuS gene encoding leucine--tRNA ligase: MNYKHEEVESKWQKFWVENQSFKAENLYSGGKQSYYVLDMFPYPSGAGLHVGHPLGYIASDIVARYKRHCGFNVLHPMGYDSFGLPAEQYAIQTGQHPSKTTEENIARYREQLDKIGFSFDWSREVRTSDPEYYQWTQWIFLQLFNAWYNPAKNKAEHIQTLVSLFEANGSANLNLEVIEPFSAEQWKNFTEKQQQDILMSFRLAYLSEAYVNWCPALGTVLANDEVVGGLSERGGHPVERKKMKQWSMRITAYAERLLHDLEGLDWSQNIKEIQRNWIGKSEGTSIRFSLINSEAEKTIVDEVEVFTTRPDTLFGVSYITLAPEHDLALQLTTPEQKSQVEAYIEYAKNRSERDRQSEVKKITGVFTGAYAIHPFSGEKIPVWVGEYVLAGYGTGAVMAVPAHDERDFAFAKYFGLSIKQVVEAPDGWDIGNLPWCEKNGKVFNSDFLNGLEVKDAISRMIETVEVRSLGKGKTNYRLRDAVFGRQRYWGEPIPIYYKDEIAYAIEEKHLPLILPEVDKFLPTESGEPPLGRADKWNYTPEKGVVANGEGYPVELTTMPGWSGSSWYFFRYMDAQNTAAFAGKQALDYWKHVDFYVGGAEHATGHLLYARFWTKFLYDMDFVKTNEPFRKMLNQGMILGESAFVLNMDGANKLVSKYQATNMKVHRMRVDLAVIDDAHNELAIEKFRNHPLYQDYKDYEFISEPNGKFIVEREVEKMSKSKYNVVNPDDIAHEYGADTLRMYEMFLGPIEDAKPWSTKGIEGVYKFLKKLWRLFYNEQGMFHISDDAPNEKELKTLHKTIKKVTSDIESLSFNTSVSAFMICVNELQEQKCNKRQILEPLLILLSPFAPHIAEELWEQMGHKGGLSKINWPEFKEAYLTESSISYPVSVNGKTRAQITVSATAAKDEVEKLVLADETVQKWMEGKPVKKFIFVPGKIVNVVV; the protein is encoded by the coding sequence ATTAATTATAAGCACGAAGAGGTTGAAAGTAAGTGGCAGAAATTTTGGGTGGAAAACCAAAGTTTCAAAGCTGAAAACTTGTATTCAGGTGGCAAACAATCCTACTATGTTTTGGACATGTTTCCCTATCCCAGCGGGGCAGGACTGCATGTGGGGCATCCTTTGGGGTATATAGCTTCTGACATTGTTGCAAGATACAAAAGGCATTGCGGATTCAACGTGTTGCATCCCATGGGTTATGACTCATTCGGACTTCCTGCGGAACAATATGCCATTCAAACAGGTCAACATCCTTCCAAAACTACCGAAGAAAATATTGCACGCTATAGAGAACAGCTTGACAAGATTGGTTTTTCTTTTGATTGGAGCCGTGAAGTTAGAACTTCTGACCCCGAATATTATCAATGGACTCAGTGGATTTTTTTGCAGTTGTTCAACGCTTGGTATAACCCCGCCAAAAACAAAGCTGAACACATTCAAACTTTGGTTTCTTTATTTGAAGCAAACGGCAGTGCAAATTTGAATTTGGAAGTGATTGAGCCCTTCTCTGCCGAGCAATGGAAAAATTTTACAGAAAAACAACAGCAGGATATACTAATGAGTTTCCGACTTGCATACTTGAGTGAGGCTTATGTGAATTGGTGTCCTGCGTTAGGAACTGTTTTGGCTAATGATGAAGTGGTAGGCGGACTGTCAGAAAGAGGAGGACATCCTGTTGAACGCAAAAAAATGAAACAGTGGAGTATGCGTATTACAGCTTATGCAGAAAGATTGTTGCATGATTTGGAGGGATTGGACTGGAGTCAAAACATAAAAGAAATTCAAAGAAATTGGATAGGAAAAAGTGAAGGTACGAGCATCAGGTTTTCTCTTATAAACTCAGAAGCGGAAAAAACGATTGTGGACGAAGTAGAAGTGTTCACAACCCGCCCAGACACACTCTTTGGCGTTTCCTATATCACGCTTGCTCCCGAACATGATTTAGCTTTACAATTAACCACCCCCGAACAGAAATCTCAAGTAGAAGCCTATATCGAATACGCCAAGAACAGAAGCGAACGTGACCGCCAATCAGAAGTTAAGAAAATTACGGGTGTGTTTACGGGTGCTTATGCTATCCACCCTTTTAGCGGTGAAAAGATACCGGTTTGGGTGGGCGAATACGTGCTGGCAGGATATGGTACAGGCGCTGTAATGGCTGTCCCTGCACATGATGAAAGAGATTTTGCTTTTGCTAAATATTTTGGCTTGTCAATAAAACAGGTTGTTGAAGCTCCGGATGGATGGGATATTGGCAATCTTCCTTGGTGTGAAAAAAATGGCAAAGTTTTTAATTCCGATTTCTTGAACGGGCTTGAAGTTAAAGATGCAATCAGCAGAATGATTGAAACTGTGGAAGTCCGGAGTTTAGGAAAGGGCAAAACCAATTACAGACTTAGAGATGCTGTTTTTGGCAGACAAAGATATTGGGGAGAGCCAATACCGATTTATTACAAAGACGAAATCGCTTATGCCATTGAAGAAAAACACCTCCCATTGATACTGCCGGAAGTTGATAAATTTCTTCCGACAGAAAGTGGCGAACCACCTTTAGGGCGTGCCGACAAATGGAATTATACCCCGGAAAAAGGGGTAGTTGCAAACGGAGAAGGCTATCCTGTCGAACTGACCACAATGCCCGGATGGTCCGGGAGTTCTTGGTATTTCTTCAGGTATATGGATGCCCAAAACACTGCTGCATTTGCCGGCAAACAAGCATTGGATTATTGGAAACATGTGGACTTCTACGTAGGGGGTGCAGAACACGCAACAGGTCATTTGCTCTATGCCAGATTCTGGACAAAATTTTTGTATGATATGGATTTTGTCAAAACGAACGAACCTTTTCGGAAAATGCTTAATCAAGGAATGATTTTAGGAGAAAGTGCCTTTGTCTTAAATATGGATGGAGCAAATAAGTTAGTCTCAAAATATCAGGCAACTAACATGAAGGTTCATAGGATGCGCGTAGATTTGGCTGTGATTGATGATGCACATAATGAACTTGCTATAGAGAAATTTAGAAATCACCCTCTTTATCAAGATTATAAAGATTATGAATTTATAAGTGAACCCAATGGTAAATTCATTGTAGAACGTGAAGTAGAAAAGATGTCCAAGTCCAAATACAATGTAGTGAATCCGGATGATATTGCTCACGAATATGGTGCAGATACGCTCCGCATGTACGAAATGTTTCTGGGTCCGATTGAAGACGCAAAACCATGGAGTACCAAAGGAATTGAGGGCGTTTATAAATTTCTAAAAAAACTCTGGCGCCTTTTCTATAACGAACAAGGTATGTTTCATATCAGCGATGATGCACCCAATGAAAAAGAACTAAAAACACTGCATAAAACAATCAAAAAAGTGACAAGCGACATAGAGTCCTTGTCTTTTAATACTTCGGTGAGTGCGTTTATGATTTGTGTAAATGAATTACAGGAGCAGAAATGTAACAAAAGACAAATATTAGAACCCTTGTTGATTCTTTTGTCCCCTTTTGCACCACACATTGCAGAAGAGCTTTGGGAGCAAATGGGACACAAGGGTGGTCTTTCTAAAATTAATTGGCCCGAATTCAAAGAAGCCTATTTGACAGAAAGCAGTATAAGCTATCCGGTTTCTGTTAATGGAAAAACAAGAGCGCAAATTACCGTGTCTGCAACGGCTGCCAAAGATGAAGTAGAAAAATTAGTTCTTGCTGATGAAACTGTCCAAAAATGGATGGAAGGTAAGCCGGTAAAGAAGTTCATTTTTGTACCGGGCAAAATTGTGAATGTGGTAGTATAA
- the floA gene encoding flotillin-like protein FloA (flotillin-like protein involved in membrane lipid rafts), translated as MGAFNPIIYMGGFIGTIIALFIFFYFVPIGLWFSALLSGVRISLVQLIFMRWRKVPPSTIVKAMINSTKAGIKLTRDQLEAHYLAGGNVINVVNALISADKANIPLDFNSATAIDLAGRDVFEAVQMSVNPKVITTPPVVAVAKDGIQLIATARVTVRANIRQLVGGAGEETVLARVGEGIVTTIGSSQSHKEVLAQPDRISKTVLAKGLDAGTAFEILSIDIADINIGENIGAKLQMDQAEADKNIAQAKAEERRAMAVASEQEMKAKAQEARANVIQAEAEVPKAMAEAFRNGNLGIMDYYKMKNIMADTEMRDSIAKPNKKA; from the coding sequence ATGGGAGCATTTAATCCAATTATCTACATGGGCGGTTTTATAGGAACTATAATAGCCCTTTTCATTTTCTTCTATTTTGTACCAATCGGACTTTGGTTCTCCGCCCTCTTATCCGGAGTGAGAATTTCATTGGTTCAACTCATCTTTATGAGATGGAGAAAAGTTCCACCTTCTACTATTGTTAAAGCCATGATTAATTCTACCAAAGCCGGAATTAAATTAACACGCGACCAACTTGAAGCTCACTATTTGGCAGGTGGAAATGTAATAAACGTTGTAAACGCTTTAATTTCAGCTGACAAAGCTAATATTCCGCTTGATTTTAACTCTGCAACCGCCATAGACTTGGCAGGCCGTGACGTGTTTGAAGCAGTTCAAATGTCCGTTAATCCAAAAGTAATCACAACTCCTCCAGTTGTAGCAGTAGCAAAAGACGGTATTCAATTGATTGCAACAGCAAGAGTAACTGTTAGAGCCAACATCCGCCAATTAGTTGGTGGTGCGGGCGAGGAAACTGTGTTAGCACGTGTAGGAGAAGGTATTGTTACCACAATCGGTTCATCTCAATCTCATAAAGAAGTATTGGCACAACCCGACCGAATTTCCAAGACAGTTCTTGCCAAAGGATTAGATGCAGGTACTGCTTTTGAAATCCTTTCAATTGATATTGCCGATATCAATATTGGTGAAAACATTGGAGCAAAACTACAAATGGACCAAGCAGAAGCCGATAAGAATATTGCACAAGCAAAAGCCGAAGAAAGAAGGGCAATGGCTGTAGCAAGTGAACAAGAAATGAAAGCCAAAGCACAAGAAGCACGCGCTAATGTGATTCAGGCGGAAGCAGAAGTGCCAAAGGCAATGGCAGAGGCATTCAGAAACGGTAACTTAGGTATCATGGATTATTACAAGATGAAAAATATCATGGCGGATACCGAAATGAGAGACTCTATTGCAAAGCCTAATAAAAAGGCTTAA
- a CDS encoding CBS domain-containing protein — MIASQLLNLNLKPLTISVSVEEAECLFEQAQVYYLPVLSDESKVLGLICHDHILSLVNTHQHDLHAVMDEIIITPVLPSSCHYFEIIHVLHRSEADIVPVVDEHDKYVGCVSLHEIIDQSGSLLSVSYPGAIVVLETDIKDYNLSEIIRLIESNDIKVLGLETVEVPQTSKLHIHIKLNTGVLRALLASFERFGYDVYAHFMRQDTADDTEDRYRQLMNYLDLD, encoded by the coding sequence ATGATCGCTTCTCAATTACTGAATCTCAATCTTAAACCCCTTACAATATCCGTGTCTGTGGAAGAGGCAGAATGTTTGTTTGAACAAGCACAGGTGTATTATCTGCCGGTTTTGTCGGATGAGTCTAAGGTGCTTGGATTAATTTGTCATGATCATATTTTGTCTTTGGTCAATACCCATCAGCATGATTTACATGCTGTCATGGATGAGATTATTATTACTCCGGTGCTCCCATCCAGTTGCCATTATTTTGAAATTATCCATGTATTGCACCGTTCCGAAGCGGATATTGTACCTGTGGTAGATGAACATGACAAGTATGTGGGATGTGTGTCTTTGCATGAAATCATTGACCAGTCGGGTTCTTTATTGTCAGTTTCATACCCCGGTGCAATTGTGGTTCTTGAAACCGATATTAAAGATTATAACTTGTCAGAAATTATCCGATTGATAGAGAGTAATGATATCAAGGTGTTGGGTCTTGAGACTGTAGAAGTGCCTCAGACGAGTAAATTACACATTCATATTAAACTCAATACCGGTGTCCTAAGGGCACTATTGGCAAGTTTTGAAAGATTCGGATACGATGTCTATGCGCACTTTATGCGTCAAGATACAGCTGACGATACCGAAGATCGCTATCGTCAACTGATGAATTATTTGGATTTGGATTAA
- the mnmA gene encoding tRNA 2-thiouridine(34) synthase MnmA: MENPTKKTVVVGLSGGVDSSVSALLLKEQGYNVIGIFMRNWNDSSVLIDDECPWIEDSNDAMLVADKIGIPFQTLDLSEQYKARIVDYMFAEYEAGRTPNPDVLCNREIKFDVFLNAALQLGADYVATGHYCQKREQIINGKTMYSLIAGADLNKDQSYFLCQITQEQLSKILFPIGHLQKAEVRELAHKADLITADKKDSQGLCFIGKVSLPDFLQRRLATRKGAVIEINEDSPVFERYKLSKPADENSEAYLQWQCARWHFTKEDGKVIGEHNGAHFYTVGQRRGLRIGGKELPLFVLAIDVNENIIYVGQGENNPGLAGKGLFMANSSISFVREDLKPAINQSMHLHTRIRYRQPLFAAKLIRKESGYYLVFDTEHNAVAPGQFAAFYRDGEVLGSGAISS, from the coding sequence ATGGAGAATCCGACAAAAAAAACAGTAGTGGTGGGACTTTCGGGAGGGGTGGACTCTTCTGTATCTGCGCTTTTGCTCAAAGAACAAGGCTATAATGTGATTGGAATTTTTATGCGTAATTGGAATGACAGTTCCGTTTTGATTGATGATGAATGTCCGTGGATAGAAGATAGCAATGATGCTATGTTGGTAGCTGACAAGATAGGCATTCCCTTTCAGACACTGGATTTGAGCGAGCAATACAAGGCGCGTATTGTAGATTATATGTTTGCGGAATATGAAGCCGGTAGAACACCAAACCCTGACGTACTGTGCAACCGTGAAATCAAATTTGATGTTTTTCTAAATGCTGCTTTACAACTGGGTGCCGATTATGTGGCTACGGGTCACTACTGCCAAAAACGGGAGCAAATTATCAATGGAAAAACCATGTATTCGCTCATTGCAGGTGCAGACCTCAATAAAGACCAAAGCTATTTTTTATGTCAAATCACACAAGAACAGTTATCTAAAATCCTGTTTCCGATAGGTCATTTACAAAAAGCGGAGGTTAGAGAATTAGCTCATAAAGCGGATTTAATAACAGCCGACAAAAAAGACTCGCAAGGTTTATGTTTTATTGGCAAAGTCAGTTTGCCCGATTTTTTGCAAAGAAGATTGGCAACTCGCAAGGGAGCGGTTATTGAAATTAATGAAGATTCACCTGTATTTGAACGGTATAAGCTATCTAAGCCGGCTGATGAAAACTCTGAAGCGTACCTGCAATGGCAATGTGCTCGATGGCATTTTACCAAAGAAGACGGGAAAGTCATTGGCGAACACAATGGAGCACATTTCTATACCGTAGGACAGCGCAGAGGCTTAAGAATAGGAGGAAAAGAGTTGCCTTTATTTGTGCTTGCCATTGATGTCAACGAAAATATTATTTATGTAGGTCAGGGTGAAAACAATCCCGGACTTGCGGGCAAAGGACTTTTTATGGCGAATTCAAGCATTTCATTTGTGCGCGAAGATCTAAAGCCTGCTATCAACCAATCAATGCACCTTCACACTCGGATTCGCTACAGACAACCTCTTTTTGCGGCAAAACTGATTCGTAAAGAAAGCGGTTATTATCTTGTATTTGATACTGAACACAATGCGGTTGCACCCGGACAGTTTGCTGCTTTTTATCGAGACGGTGAGGTGTTGGGAAGTGGGGCAATTTCATCGTAA
- the pdxH gene encoding pyridoxamine 5'-phosphate oxidase, which produces MLDKETLQNLRQNYMQAAFNESDADNNPFVQFDQWFNHALECHILEPNALNIATVDESGHPNLRTVLLKGVDTGFVFYTNYESAKGRELIHTPYAAMSLLWLDIARQIRIRGKVEKVNAAESDEYFHSRPFESQLGAVASKQSQPLQNRQQLESIFEKLHQNHPKEVERPSNWGGFRLIPNHFEFWQGRSNRLHDRICYDLKEGIWVKGRLFP; this is translated from the coding sequence ATGTTAGACAAAGAAACACTGCAAAACCTCAGGCAAAACTACATGCAGGCTGCATTCAACGAATCTGATGCAGACAACAATCCTTTTGTTCAATTCGACCAATGGTTTAACCATGCATTGGAGTGTCATATTTTGGAACCTAATGCTTTGAATATCGCAACAGTTGATGAATCAGGGCATCCTAACCTGCGCACAGTGCTACTCAAAGGGGTTGACACAGGTTTTGTTTTTTATACTAATTATGAGTCTGCCAAAGGAAGAGAACTCATCCATACGCCTTATGCTGCCATGAGTCTATTATGGTTAGACATAGCAAGGCAAATCAGGATTCGCGGAAAGGTAGAAAAAGTGAATGCAGCAGAAAGTGATGAATACTTTCATTCGCGTCCATTTGAAAGTCAGTTGGGTGCTGTTGCATCAAAGCAAAGTCAGCCTTTACAAAATAGGCAGCAATTAGAATCTATTTTTGAAAAACTCCACCAAAACCACCCCAAAGAGGTAGAACGTCCGTCAAATTGGGGCGGGTTTAGGTTAATACCCAATCACTTTGAATTCTGGCAAGGAAGAAGTAACCGATTGCACGACCGAATTTGTTATGATTTGAAAGAAGGCATTTGGGTCAAGGGTAGGTTATTTCCTTAA